A DNA window from Daucus carota subsp. sativus chromosome 3, DH1 v3.0, whole genome shotgun sequence contains the following coding sequences:
- the LOC135151496 gene encoding uncharacterized protein LOC135151496, with amino-acid sequence MAEVRAASCMMDKGMTVGLDEILIEVWQCLAEQGVRWLTALFNVIFRTSRMPRCEESLPFQRINLVLCLGGQPLRRFISFVVLEKYRERHKDLHIVFIDLEKAYDSVPRAVLWRCLAARGVSAGSIRTIQDMYFAVGTCVRIPVGDTQYFPVEAGLHQGSVPWCMLFGNDIVLIAESRSEVNAKLEQWRSSLEGYGLRLSRSKTEYLWANFSEGIHEEDVVICITEARLQQTNTFKYLGSIIQSNGDIYADVTHRIATGWLRWRAATSVLCDKSVPLKLKGKFYHVAIRPSLLYGSECWPLRKAQERRLETAEIRMLRWICGNTMADHIPNVTFRHLLGVESIAKKIREGCLRWYGYMFGANLTQHQLGESNTYRVRGKIKRGC; translated from the exons ATGGCCGAGGTACGAGCAGCTTCATGCATGATGGATAAAGGTATGACAGTTGGGCTCGATGAGATTCTGATTGAGGTGTGGCAGTGTTTGGCGGAACAGGGTGTAAGATGGTTGACCGCTctttttaatgttatatttCGGACATCCAGGATGCCGA GATGCGAAGAATCATTACCATTTCAGCGAATCAATTTGGTTTTATGCTTGGGAGGTCAACCATTGAGGCGATTTATCTCATTCGTTGTCTTAGAGAAATATCGTGAGCGTCATAAGGATCTTCATATAGTGTTTATAGATCTTGAAAAGGCTTATGATAGTGTACCACGGGCAGTTCTTTGGAGATGTTTAGCAGCGCGAGGGGTTTCGGCGGGGTCTATTCGGACCATACAGGATATGTATTTCGCTGTGGGGACATGTGTTAGGATACCCGTTGGGGATACTCAGTATTTTCCAGTTGAGGCAGGTCTTCATCAAGGTTCG GTGCCTTGGTGTATGCTTTTTGGCAATGATATTGTGTTAATCGCTGAATCTCGGAGTGAGGTTAATGCGAAATTAGAACAATGGCGTTCATCGCTGGAGGGTTATGGATTGCGTCTGAGCCGCTCTAAAACTGAATACCTTTGGGCTAATTTTAGTGAGGGGATTCATGAGGAGGATGTCGTTATATGTATTACGGAGGCTCGTTTACAACAAACCAATACCTTTAAATACTTAGGTTCCATCATTCAGAGTAATGGTGATATTTATGCAGATGTGACACATCGTATTGCGACAGGATGGCTTCGCTGGCGGGCGGCTACCAGTGTGTTGTGTGATAAGAGTGTacctttgaagttgaagggtAAATTCTACCATGTAGCAATCAGACCGTCATTATTATATGGTTCTGAGTGCTGGCCATTGAGAAAGGCTCAAGAGCGTAGGCTAGAGACAGCGGAAATACGTATGTTGCGTTGGATTTGTGGTAACACTATGGCCGATCATATACCGAATGTTACTTTTCGACATCTTTTAGGTGTTGAGTCTATAGCTAAGAAGATAAGGGAGGGATGTTTACGTTGGTATGGATATATGTTCGGCGCAAATCTAACTCAGCATCAGTTAGGAGAATCGAACACATATCGGGTTCGAGGCAAGATAAAGAGAggttgttag
- the LOC108198852 gene encoding uncharacterized protein LOC108198852 isoform X3 yields the protein MMSSCLDFTDPIPEVDSDHDSVYVEHDRMLFIQSLKAVGNSFALVRESINGYPTYLMYEGLSDDDHSPTHITRSLTRNNKGEKDPNINAAPSRTHGVLRRTNKRPRRGLGKRGRKYLDEGANNGKDVYDLRPRGSRKRSVAKKRKFDQGKIGEKERICVIKTRGGQGNRVVKERRICVMGTRGDQGNGQDYGDSKRAYDIWLNNIGKGCGLENGNAETSSDSELEVFDKDPQCSEWKYTPISVSDGLDTLMKDDDLQYIGERSKPENPQFRKDVEDILRRPYDEKEYETLWLQMNSRKPMQGYRELRGNLKAYSKDALGKSYLDEYLDLRIKLDTLETDLPRRLNVLRGFFYYLKLFCI from the exons ATGATGAGTTCCTGTCTTGATTTCACTGATCCTATTCCCGAGGTTGATTCTGATCATGATTCTGTTTATGTAGAGCACGACAGAATGTTGTTTATTCAAAGTTTAAAAGCAGTCGGGAATTCATTTGCTCTTGTTCGTGAAAGTATTAATGGTTATCCCACCTACTTAATGTATGAAGGTCTCAGTGATGATGATCATTCTCCTACACATATAACTAGAAGTTTAACTCGAAACAATAAGGGAGAGAAGGATCCCAACATCAATGCTGCTCCATCCAGAACACATGGTGTTCTTCGTAGGACGAATAAGAGACCTCGTCGGGGTTTGGGGAAAAGGGGGAGGAAGTATTTGGATGAGGGTGCTAACAATGGGAAAGATGTTTACGATCTTCGTCCTAGGGGAAGTCGAAAACGTAGTGTTGCTAAAAAGCGCAAGTTTGATCAAGGCAAAATTGGTGAAAAAGAGAGGATTTGTGTGATCAAGACTCGGGGTGGGCAAGGTAATCGGGTTGTGAAAGAGAGGAGGATTTGTGTAATGGGAACTCGGGGTGATCAAGGCAATGGTCAAGATTATGGTGATTCTAAAAGGGCATATGATATCTGGCTAAACAATATTGGAAAGGGATGTGGTCTTGAAAATGGTAATGCTGAAACGTCTTCGGACTCTGAATTAGAGGTGTTTGATAAAGATCCGCAATGCAGTGAATGGAAATATACCCCAATTTCAGTTTCTGATGGACTTGATACTTtg ATGAAGGATGATGATCTCCAGTACATAGGAGAGCGCAGTAAACCTGAGAATCCCCAGTTCAGGAAAGATGTTGAGGACATCCTTAGAAGGCCTTATGATGAGAAAGAGTATGAAACCCTTTGGCTACAAATGAATTCAAGAAAGCCGATGCAAGGTTATAGAGAATTACGGGGGAATTTAAAAGCATACTCGAAAGATGCATTGGGAAAATCTTACCTTGATGAGTACCTTG ACCTTCGAATAAAGCTTGATACATTGGAAACTGATCTGCCTAGAAGGTTGAATGTTTTGCGTGGATTCTTTTACTACTTAAAG CTATTTTGCATCTAG
- the LOC108198852 gene encoding uncharacterized protein LOC108198852 isoform X2 has protein sequence MMSSCLDFTDPIPEVDSDHDSVYVEHDRMLFIQSLKAVGNSFALVRESINGYPTYLMYEGLSDDDHSPTHITRSLTRNNKGEKDPNINAAPSRTHGVLRRTNKRPRRGLGKRGRKYLDEGANNGKDVYDLRPRGSRKRSVAKKRKFDQGKIGEKERICVIKTRGGQGNRVVKERRICVMGTRGDQGNGQDYGDSKRAYDIWLNNIGKGCGLENGNAETSSDSELEVFDKDPQCSEWKYTPISVSDGLDTLMKDDDLQYIGERSKPENPQFRKDVEDILRRPYDEKEYETLWLQMNSRKPMQGYRELRGNLKAYSKDALGKSYLDEYLDLRIKLDTLETDLPRRLNVLRGFFYYLKPQESKFCCQDEGFSPLVYWQSGF, from the exons ATGATGAGTTCCTGTCTTGATTTCACTGATCCTATTCCCGAGGTTGATTCTGATCATGATTCTGTTTATGTAGAGCACGACAGAATGTTGTTTATTCAAAGTTTAAAAGCAGTCGGGAATTCATTTGCTCTTGTTCGTGAAAGTATTAATGGTTATCCCACCTACTTAATGTATGAAGGTCTCAGTGATGATGATCATTCTCCTACACATATAACTAGAAGTTTAACTCGAAACAATAAGGGAGAGAAGGATCCCAACATCAATGCTGCTCCATCCAGAACACATGGTGTTCTTCGTAGGACGAATAAGAGACCTCGTCGGGGTTTGGGGAAAAGGGGGAGGAAGTATTTGGATGAGGGTGCTAACAATGGGAAAGATGTTTACGATCTTCGTCCTAGGGGAAGTCGAAAACGTAGTGTTGCTAAAAAGCGCAAGTTTGATCAAGGCAAAATTGGTGAAAAAGAGAGGATTTGTGTGATCAAGACTCGGGGTGGGCAAGGTAATCGGGTTGTGAAAGAGAGGAGGATTTGTGTAATGGGAACTCGGGGTGATCAAGGCAATGGTCAAGATTATGGTGATTCTAAAAGGGCATATGATATCTGGCTAAACAATATTGGAAAGGGATGTGGTCTTGAAAATGGTAATGCTGAAACGTCTTCGGACTCTGAATTAGAGGTGTTTGATAAAGATCCGCAATGCAGTGAATGGAAATATACCCCAATTTCAGTTTCTGATGGACTTGATACTTtg ATGAAGGATGATGATCTCCAGTACATAGGAGAGCGCAGTAAACCTGAGAATCCCCAGTTCAGGAAAGATGTTGAGGACATCCTTAGAAGGCCTTATGATGAGAAAGAGTATGAAACCCTTTGGCTACAAATGAATTCAAGAAAGCCGATGCAAGGTTATAGAGAATTACGGGGGAATTTAAAAGCATACTCGAAAGATGCATTGGGAAAATCTTACCTTGATGAGTACCTTG ACCTTCGAATAAAGCTTGATACATTGGAAACTGATCTGCCTAGAAGGTTGAATGTTTTGCGTGGATTCTTTTACTACTTAAAG CCTCAGGAGAGTAAATTCTGCTGCCAAGACGAGGGATTTTCACCGTTAGTTTACTGGCAAAGTGGTTTTTGA
- the LOC108198852 gene encoding uncharacterized protein LOC108198852 isoform X1: MMSSCLDFTDPIPEVDSDHDSVYVEHDRMLFIQSLKAVGNSFALVRESINGYPTYLMYEGLSDDDHSPTHITRSLTRNNKGEKDPNINAAPSRTHGVLRRTNKRPRRGLGKRGRKYLDEGANNGKDVYDLRPRGSRKRSVAKKRKFDQGKIGEKERICVIKTRGGQGNRVVKERRICVMGTRGDQGNGQDYGDSKRAYDIWLNNIGKGCGLENGNAETSSDSELEVFDKDPQCSEWKYTPISVSDGLDTLMKDDDLQYIGERSKPENPQFRKDVEDILRRPYDEKEYETLWLQMNSRKPMQGYRELRGNLKAYSKDALGKSYLDEYLDLRIKLDTLETDLPRRLNVLRGFFYYLKNIANDGIFKPWLDESCLALDPTTQQTLQMEIQDGSMRC; this comes from the exons ATGATGAGTTCCTGTCTTGATTTCACTGATCCTATTCCCGAGGTTGATTCTGATCATGATTCTGTTTATGTAGAGCACGACAGAATGTTGTTTATTCAAAGTTTAAAAGCAGTCGGGAATTCATTTGCTCTTGTTCGTGAAAGTATTAATGGTTATCCCACCTACTTAATGTATGAAGGTCTCAGTGATGATGATCATTCTCCTACACATATAACTAGAAGTTTAACTCGAAACAATAAGGGAGAGAAGGATCCCAACATCAATGCTGCTCCATCCAGAACACATGGTGTTCTTCGTAGGACGAATAAGAGACCTCGTCGGGGTTTGGGGAAAAGGGGGAGGAAGTATTTGGATGAGGGTGCTAACAATGGGAAAGATGTTTACGATCTTCGTCCTAGGGGAAGTCGAAAACGTAGTGTTGCTAAAAAGCGCAAGTTTGATCAAGGCAAAATTGGTGAAAAAGAGAGGATTTGTGTGATCAAGACTCGGGGTGGGCAAGGTAATCGGGTTGTGAAAGAGAGGAGGATTTGTGTAATGGGAACTCGGGGTGATCAAGGCAATGGTCAAGATTATGGTGATTCTAAAAGGGCATATGATATCTGGCTAAACAATATTGGAAAGGGATGTGGTCTTGAAAATGGTAATGCTGAAACGTCTTCGGACTCTGAATTAGAGGTGTTTGATAAAGATCCGCAATGCAGTGAATGGAAATATACCCCAATTTCAGTTTCTGATGGACTTGATACTTtg ATGAAGGATGATGATCTCCAGTACATAGGAGAGCGCAGTAAACCTGAGAATCCCCAGTTCAGGAAAGATGTTGAGGACATCCTTAGAAGGCCTTATGATGAGAAAGAGTATGAAACCCTTTGGCTACAAATGAATTCAAGAAAGCCGATGCAAGGTTATAGAGAATTACGGGGGAATTTAAAAGCATACTCGAAAGATGCATTGGGAAAATCTTACCTTGATGAGTACCTTG ACCTTCGAATAAAGCTTGATACATTGGAAACTGATCTGCCTAGAAGGTTGAATGTTTTGCGTGGATTCTTTTACTACTTAAAG AATATAGCCAATGATGGAATATTCAAACCATGGTTGGATGAATCATGTTTGGCACTTGACCCAACTACTCAGCAGACTCTTCAAATGGAAATCCAAGATGGATCGATGAGATGCTGA